In the Palaeococcus pacificus DY20341 genome, one interval contains:
- a CDS encoding cyclic 2,3-diphosphoglycerate synthase, which translates to MAEKKKTRVVILGAAGRDFHNFNTFFRDNPDYEVVAFTATQIPDIEGRVYPPELAGELYPEGIPILSEDDLEKIIKEKNVDVAVFAYSDVSHEYVMHLASRVHAAGADFWLLGPESTMIKSTKPVIAVTAVRTGSGKSQTSRKVVQILQEMGYRVVAIRHPMPYGDLRKQVVQRFATYEDLDKHECTIEEREEYEPYIDRGLVVYAGVDYEKILREAEKEADIILWDGGNNDFPFYKPDLWIVVVDPHRPGHELKYHPGETNFRAADVIIINKMETASPEGIQKVRESIEKANPNAIVIEGASPIFVDNPELIKGKRVLVVEDGPTLTHGGMTYGAGYVAAKKFGAAEIIDPRPYAVGSIIDTYKKYSHLSNILPAMGYGEKQIKELEETINKADADVVIMGTPIDLRRVMKLNKPSVRVRYELEEIGQPKLKDVLKEFVEKHVKKE; encoded by the coding sequence ATGGCCGAGAAAAAGAAAACAAGAGTTGTAATTCTTGGTGCTGCTGGAAGAGATTTCCACAACTTCAACACCTTCTTTAGGGACAACCCGGACTACGAAGTAGTTGCCTTTACCGCAACTCAGATTCCTGATATCGAGGGAAGGGTTTACCCACCAGAACTTGCTGGCGAGCTCTACCCCGAGGGAATTCCAATTTTGAGCGAGGATGATTTAGAGAAGATAATTAAGGAGAAAAACGTTGATGTGGCCGTTTTCGCTTACTCCGACGTTTCCCATGAGTATGTTATGCACTTGGCCTCAAGGGTCCACGCCGCCGGTGCCGACTTCTGGCTCCTCGGCCCAGAGAGCACAATGATTAAATCAACCAAGCCTGTTATAGCCGTCACCGCTGTAAGAACAGGAAGCGGTAAGAGCCAAACATCAAGAAAAGTCGTTCAAATCCTCCAAGAGATGGGCTACAGGGTAGTTGCCATAAGACACCCAATGCCATATGGTGACCTTAGAAAGCAGGTCGTCCAAAGGTTCGCCACATATGAGGATCTTGACAAGCACGAGTGTACAATTGAGGAGAGAGAAGAGTATGAGCCATACATTGACAGAGGGCTCGTAGTTTACGCAGGTGTTGACTACGAGAAAATCTTGAGAGAGGCCGAGAAGGAAGCTGACATTATCCTCTGGGACGGCGGAAACAACGACTTCCCATTCTACAAGCCAGACCTCTGGATAGTTGTTGTCGACCCACACAGGCCAGGCCACGAGCTCAAGTACCACCCAGGTGAGACCAACTTCAGAGCTGCTGATGTGATAATCATCAACAAGATGGAGACTGCTTCACCAGAAGGCATACAAAAGGTCAGGGAGAGCATTGAGAAGGCCAATCCAAACGCTATCGTTATCGAAGGTGCTTCACCAATCTTCGTTGACAACCCAGAGCTCATTAAGGGCAAGCGCGTTTTAGTCGTTGAGGACGGCCCAACACTCACACACGGTGGAATGACCTACGGTGCCGGTTACGTTGCCGCTAAGAAGTTCGGCGCCGCTGAAATCATCGACCCAAGACCATACGCTGTTGGCTCAATCATCGACACCTACAAGAAGTACTCCCACTTGAGCAACATCCTCCCAGCCATGGGATACGGCGAGAAGCAAATTAAGGAGCTCGAGGAGACAATCAACAAGGCCGACGCTGACGTTGTCATCATGGGAACCCCAATTGACCTTAGAAGGGTTATGAAGCTCAATAAGCCATCCGTTAGGGTTAGGTACGAGCTTGAAGAGATCGGCCAACCAAAGCTCAAGGACGTCCTCAAGGAGTTCGTCGAGAAGCACGTCAAGAAGGAGTGA
- a CDS encoding DUF6544 family protein produces the protein MMKSVLIVLGIIVILLVSTAVLGGVAFTKSTRNEVKELFKESDMTKPKVITEEDVQDLPEPVQRYLRYTQIIGKEELNTVRLKQGGYFRMKEDQKWMPITAEQYFRVDSAEFIWIAKVRAAPLLSIHAKDEFVEGKGNLVVKLLGLITVVDAKGNEVDHGELLRFLAECIWFPSAFLNDYITWESIDNTSAKATITYDGVSASAVFHFNEKGEVTRITAKRYMEVDGEFVLEDWEGQIVKYKMFNGVVVPSKVNIIWKLKTGDFCYDQIEIVDIEYNSLSTY, from the coding sequence ATGATGAAAAGTGTATTAATTGTATTAGGAATAATTGTTATTCTACTAGTCTCAACTGCTGTTCTCGGTGGCGTTGCATTCACCAAAAGTACAAGAAACGAGGTAAAAGAGCTTTTTAAAGAGAGTGATATGACAAAACCCAAAGTCATTACCGAGGAAGACGTACAAGATTTACCTGAACCGGTTCAAAGATATTTGAGATATACCCAGATCATAGGCAAGGAAGAACTCAACACTGTTAGGTTAAAACAAGGCGGGTATTTCCGTATGAAGGAAGATCAAAAGTGGATGCCAATAACAGCAGAGCAGTATTTTAGAGTGGATTCCGCTGAGTTCATCTGGATAGCAAAAGTGAGAGCTGCTCCACTGCTATCAATACATGCGAAGGACGAATTTGTTGAGGGTAAGGGCAATTTGGTGGTAAAACTATTGGGGTTAATTACGGTTGTCGATGCAAAAGGAAATGAGGTTGATCACGGAGAGCTTTTGAGATTTCTTGCTGAGTGCATCTGGTTTCCTTCAGCGTTTTTAAACGACTACATCACATGGGAATCTATAGATAACACCTCAGCAAAAGCTACAATAACTTACGATGGAGTCTCAGCTTCGGCAGTTTTCCATTTTAACGAAAAGGGCGAAGTAACGAGAATCACTGCAAAGCGGTACATGGAGGTTGATGGAGAGTTCGTTTTAGAGGACTGGGAAGGACAGATTGTGAAATACAAAATGTTCAACGGCGTTGTTGTCCCAAGCAAGGTCAACATAATATGGAAACTAAAAACAGGAGACTTTTGCTATGACCAAATTGAGATTGTGGACATTGAATACAATAGTTTATCAACCTACTGA
- a CDS encoding CPBP family intramembrane glutamic endopeptidase, whose amino-acid sequence MQTSLQMALGAFGTILFVLLAHKKIGSYPSPLPKSENPTRELFEAITIWLIIFASITYIVLFGTESYPSVAIGGIKFSLHFFLVLLLPFVVEVVIHKRGARELGFRTPIAWKPATALIGFGMFFGFFAFLFEGSVSTSMDKLIIGFLSPSFKEEWFYRATLQSKLERALGQNKAWFFGGLLFGLAHIPTNFFGPLWEASGYSIAAALFRFLGQCAFGWLWGILYMKSRSIFPAVIAHYFADFLSGLM is encoded by the coding sequence ATGCAAACATCTCTTCAAATGGCACTTGGTGCCTTTGGAACAATCCTCTTTGTACTCCTCGCGCATAAAAAGATTGGAAGCTATCCTTCACCCCTGCCAAAAAGTGAAAACCCAACAAGGGAGCTCTTTGAAGCTATTACCATCTGGTTAATTATATTTGCATCAATCACATACATCGTGCTTTTTGGCACTGAGTCCTATCCAAGTGTAGCGATAGGTGGAATTAAGTTTTCCTTACACTTCTTCCTCGTCCTTCTGCTCCCATTCGTGGTTGAGGTTGTGATCCACAAGCGAGGTGCAAGAGAGCTTGGCTTTAGAACTCCCATAGCATGGAAGCCCGCGACTGCATTGATTGGGTTTGGCATGTTTTTTGGCTTTTTTGCGTTCCTCTTTGAGGGTTCTGTATCCACAAGTATGGATAAGCTGATAATCGGATTCCTCTCCCCATCTTTCAAAGAGGAGTGGTTTTACCGTGCCACACTTCAATCAAAGCTTGAGAGAGCATTGGGGCAAAACAAAGCCTGGTTCTTTGGAGGATTGCTTTTTGGATTAGCGCACATTCCGACAAACTTTTTTGGGCCTTTGTGGGAAGCTTCAGGATACAGCATAGCTGCAGCTTTATTTAGATTTCTTGGACAGTGTGCATTTGGCTGGCTCTGGGGAATCCTCTATATGAAAAGCCGCAGCATTTTTCCGGCAGTGATTGCCCATTATTTCGCCGATTTTCTTTCAGGGTTGATGTAG
- a CDS encoding RDD family protein: MEKVEYPGVLKRGAAYIIDTIVLFSLLGILHFPIFSIWIKHPPSMDELFAIPLIGLLYLGVYLAYFTVLEGTMGFTIGKRVLGLKVQKENGEPCGLREALLRNVLRVIDGIASYLVGALLIATSRKKQRFGDIVAKTVVVKGDWGK, encoded by the coding sequence ATGGAAAAGGTTGAGTATCCAGGAGTTTTGAAAAGAGGAGCAGCTTACATCATAGACACCATTGTTTTGTTTTCCCTTTTGGGGATACTCCATTTTCCTATCTTTAGCATCTGGATCAAGCACCCTCCAAGCATGGACGAGCTGTTTGCTATACCCTTAATCGGGTTGTTATACTTGGGGGTATATCTCGCCTACTTTACTGTGCTTGAGGGAACAATGGGCTTCACGATTGGCAAGAGAGTGCTTGGGCTCAAGGTGCAGAAGGAAAATGGAGAACCTTGCGGACTCCGTGAAGCGCTTTTGAGGAACGTGCTCAGGGTGATTGATGGCATTGCGTCCTACTTGGTGGGGGCACTTCTGATCGCAACGTCAAGGAAGAAACAGCGGTTCGGTGATATAGTTGCCAAAACTGTCGTTGTGAAAGGTGATTGGGGTAAGTGA
- a CDS encoding NfeD family protein, with the protein MIDEIVVGLFLLVILPSAGIEIPLKVSLTIITLLILKDVLFVPLLWKVLDKKVEVGGEALVGREATTVENLNPEGVVKVGGEYWRAESIEGDIKAGEKVKIVGLSGLKLLVERQK; encoded by the coding sequence TTGATAGATGAAATAGTTGTAGGACTTTTTTTATTGGTTATTTTACCTTCTGCAGGTATAGAAATACCTTTAAAGGTTAGTTTAACAATAATAACCCTTTTAATTCTCAAAGATGTTCTATTTGTCCCTTTGCTATGGAAAGTGCTTGATAAGAAAGTAGAAGTTGGTGGAGAGGCACTGGTGGGAAGAGAGGCAACTACAGTTGAGAATTTAAACCCAGAAGGTGTTGTGAAAGTTGGGGGTGAATACTGGAGGGCCGAAAGCATCGAAGGGGATATAAAAGCGGGTGAAAAGGTTAAAATCGTTGGATTGAGCGGGCTGAAGCTTCTTGTGGAGCGCCAAAAATAA
- a CDS encoding GNAT family N-acetyltransferase → MERPKIMRGEKISLAIILKEDKDKWFLWINDRNIQSFLNDGARIHLREEFDEIYEMSKKNKQKMVDFAIVDNTNGELIGFVGLQGINWVSRHAMVWYVIAKEHWGKGYASEALSLLCKFAFENMNLNKLWARVYEPNKASQRVLEKNGFKFVGRLRKHVYLPEFGYVDELHYDLLREDNKGGVGFSFSGCWL, encoded by the coding sequence ATGGAACGACCAAAAATTATGAGAGGAGAAAAAATTTCGTTGGCCATTATCTTGAAAGAGGACAAAGATAAATGGTTTTTGTGGATAAACGACAGGAACATACAGAGCTTTCTTAATGATGGAGCGAGAATACACCTTAGAGAAGAATTTGACGAAATCTATGAAATGTCTAAAAAGAACAAGCAGAAAATGGTAGATTTCGCAATAGTGGATAATACTAACGGAGAACTTATTGGATTCGTAGGCTTGCAGGGAATTAACTGGGTTTCAAGGCATGCTATGGTCTGGTATGTTATAGCTAAGGAGCACTGGGGGAAAGGCTACGCGAGTGAGGCTTTAAGTTTATTGTGCAAGTTTGCCTTCGAGAATATGAACCTCAATAAGCTTTGGGCAAGAGTCTATGAGCCGAACAAAGCTTCTCAACGGGTTTTAGAGAAGAATGGCTTCAAGTTCGTTGGGCGCTTAAGGAAGCATGTTTATTTGCCCGAGTTTGGTTATGTTGATGAACTCCACTATGACCTGCTGAGAGAGGACAATAAAGGAGGTGTGGGATTCTCGTTTAGCGGATGCTGGCTGTGA
- a CDS encoding magnesium-dependent phosphatase-1 — MKKLLVLDLDGTLWEQKDMPQMVLKFEVLRFKDPQFKVEGNLFIDVYGREVRLFEGTREFLEWAKERFILSIASWNVEEIVQPILEAFGIWEYFLFPKMENHPDKADMIRRTVEQLESLGYEIKEVVYVDDKASHVENVKREVPNIKFIHMWADVKSFEELKEFLDKD, encoded by the coding sequence ATGAAGAAGCTTTTGGTTCTTGATTTGGATGGAACACTTTGGGAACAAAAAGATATGCCACAAATGGTTCTTAAATTTGAAGTTCTTCGATTTAAAGATCCTCAATTTAAGGTTGAAGGGAACCTGTTCATAGATGTTTACGGAAGAGAGGTTAGGCTTTTTGAAGGAACTAGGGAGTTTCTTGAATGGGCAAAGGAAAGATTTATCTTAAGCATCGCAAGCTGGAACGTAGAAGAAATAGTACAGCCAATTTTAGAAGCATTTGGAATTTGGGAGTATTTTCTCTTTCCAAAAATGGAGAATCATCCAGATAAAGCGGATATGATTAGGAGAACAGTCGAACAGCTTGAAAGTCTGGGCTATGAGATTAAGGAGGTTGTTTATGTTGATGATAAAGCTTCCCATGTAGAAAATGTAAAGAGAGAGGTTCCAAATATAAAATTCATCCATATGTGGGCTGATGTCAAGAGCTTTGAAGAGCTGAAGGAATTTCTTGATAAAGATTAA
- a CDS encoding GH12 family glycosyl hydrolase domain-containing protein — MKIKFLMIILVIFASLLFGCLGNGGDVTLVEPGSHRKIDYNGTELIMELNFWNIKEFNGSAKLAYYKSNHTIGFYANLSDIVMEEPQRYIQGYPEIFYGYKPWIDHGTNGKLPKRIKELGNIEVTLNYSLWHKRNLPINLAMEAWITAEEKARGAREGDVELMVWLYSNSLVRPAGSKIKTITAPIVVNDTLREAEWEVWLYCNALPWDLITFRLKEPIKSGKVELSVSPLIATAKEVFEENFCRVKDFEELYLEDWEVGTEFGSPYKRSANFGWQIFEFEIRVKE, encoded by the coding sequence ATGAAAATAAAATTCCTCATGATAATCTTAGTAATTTTTGCATCTTTACTATTTGGCTGTTTAGGGAATGGAGGAGATGTCACTCTAGTCGAACCCGGCTCACATAGAAAGATAGATTACAACGGCACCGAGCTTATAATGGAGCTTAACTTTTGGAACATCAAAGAGTTTAATGGAAGCGCTAAGCTAGCTTATTACAAAAGCAATCATACAATAGGGTTTTACGCAAATTTGAGTGATATTGTGATGGAAGAACCTCAACGTTACATTCAAGGCTATCCTGAGATATTTTATGGATATAAACCGTGGATTGATCATGGAACCAATGGAAAGCTCCCTAAAAGGATAAAGGAGCTTGGAAACATTGAGGTGACATTGAACTACTCCCTCTGGCACAAAAGAAACCTTCCTATAAACTTAGCCATGGAAGCTTGGATAACTGCGGAGGAAAAAGCTAGGGGAGCTAGAGAGGGCGATGTGGAGTTAATGGTGTGGCTCTATTCAAATTCGCTTGTTAGGCCGGCGGGAAGTAAAATTAAAACTATAACTGCCCCCATAGTTGTAAACGACACTCTAAGAGAGGCAGAATGGGAAGTTTGGCTCTACTGCAATGCTCTGCCTTGGGACTTAATAACTTTCCGCTTAAAAGAGCCTATTAAAAGTGGGAAGGTTGAGTTGAGCGTTTCACCACTTATTGCAACAGCTAAAGAAGTTTTTGAAGAAAATTTCTGCAGAGTCAAAGACTTTGAGGAGCTTTATCTGGAGGACTGGGAAGTTGGAACGGAGTTTGGGAGCCCTTATAAAAGGAGTGCTAACTTTGGATGGCAAATATTTGAATTTGAGATTAGGGTAAAGGAGTGA
- a CDS encoding GNAT family N-acetyltransferase, with translation MPLETFRDALILVYRENPCQVLPNALWKTLKEINKFETSFKVENGLVTHLEAWNDESLYIYWSRDRTPPKIPKKRLDNLKFALVHQDFLRAFPAENFDIQRPYFRLIRKKQQMREVELPQGFHIANVDTKSESDLVAEVIKKCYENINVNPEIVKSWTKHPVFDPNLWIWVIDDEKGTPAGLGIAEFDPTIREGSLEWIQVLPEYRGKGIGKSIVLELLRRLQGRAAFTTVSGEVNNKTKPEILYRRCGFQGDDVWWLLIKKG, from the coding sequence TTGCCTTTAGAAACGTTTCGCGACGCTCTCATTTTGGTATATCGTGAAAATCCCTGCCAAGTTCTGCCGAATGCATTATGGAAAACTCTAAAAGAAATTAACAAATTTGAGACATCTTTTAAGGTTGAAAATGGCTTAGTAACACACCTCGAGGCGTGGAATGACGAAAGCTTATACATCTATTGGAGCAGAGACAGAACCCCACCAAAAATTCCCAAAAAACGCTTAGACAACCTAAAGTTTGCTCTTGTGCACCAAGACTTTTTAAGGGCTTTTCCTGCTGAAAATTTTGATATACAAAGACCATACTTCCGGCTTATCCGCAAAAAGCAACAAATGAGAGAAGTAGAGCTGCCGCAAGGCTTTCACATAGCTAACGTAGACACAAAAAGCGAGAGTGACCTCGTTGCTGAAGTTATTAAAAAATGCTATGAAAACATAAATGTAAATCCAGAAATCGTGAAAAGCTGGACTAAACACCCCGTATTTGACCCAAATTTGTGGATTTGGGTAATTGATGACGAGAAAGGCACTCCGGCAGGCTTAGGAATTGCGGAGTTTGACCCCACAATTCGAGAAGGCTCCCTTGAGTGGATACAAGTTCTTCCTGAGTACAGAGGAAAAGGCATAGGAAAATCTATCGTATTGGAGTTGCTCAGGCGTCTCCAAGGTCGTGCGGCATTTACTACGGTTTCAGGAGAGGTTAACAATAAAACCAAGCCAGAAATCCTCTATAGGCGGTGCGGATTCCAAGGGGATGATGTGTGGTGGCTTTTAATCAAGAAAGGCTAG
- a CDS encoding nucleotidyltransferase domain-containing protein, producing the protein MSMNIPQNKNDWQFALEIFLEEWKEKEFVEAALLTGSRAINTQTEYSDVDVYIILSEDVDWRERGNKVINGVLIEYFANPPRQIRHYFKKEFRENSRCTARIVAVGKVLFDKTGIAKELKKEALEYMKKPFQKPDNIWIEIAKYGLWDMLDSVKDAKERNDPSFPYLYHLTLNEVLGVYSQFLSVEAPPASKVYRMFADGEFREAYMFEPFPDREFMALFLSTIEREQVETLEKLIMHVFERMGGFNIDGWRLKTETEV; encoded by the coding sequence ATGAGTATGAACATCCCCCAAAACAAAAACGACTGGCAGTTCGCTTTGGAAATTTTTCTTGAGGAATGGAAGGAAAAAGAGTTTGTTGAGGCTGCTCTGCTCACGGGAAGTCGAGCGATAAACACCCAAACCGAATATTCGGACGTAGATGTTTACATAATCCTATCTGAAGATGTGGATTGGCGTGAGCGGGGAAACAAAGTAATTAATGGCGTTTTAATTGAATACTTTGCAAATCCGCCCAGACAGATCAGACACTACTTTAAGAAGGAATTCAGGGAAAACAGCAGGTGCACCGCGAGAATAGTCGCGGTTGGAAAAGTTCTCTTTGATAAAACTGGCATAGCTAAGGAGCTTAAGAAAGAAGCGTTGGAGTACATGAAAAAGCCTTTTCAAAAGCCAGATAACATTTGGATCGAGATTGCGAAATATGGTCTGTGGGATATGCTTGACAGCGTAAAGGATGCGAAGGAAAGAAACGACCCGAGCTTCCCATATTTGTATCACCTGACCTTAAATGAAGTCCTTGGGGTCTACTCCCAATTCCTCTCAGTTGAAGCCCCTCCGGCCAGCAAGGTTTACCGCATGTTTGCCGATGGGGAGTTTAGAGAGGCATACATGTTTGAACCTTTTCCGGATAGGGAGTTTATGGCACTGTTCTTGAGCACTATAGAGAGGGAACAGGTTGAAACGTTGGAGAAACTAATCATGCATGTTTTTGAGAGGATGGGAGGGTTTAACATCGATGGCTGGCGACTGAAAACGGAGACGGAGGTTTAG
- a CDS encoding 2,3-diphosphoglycerate synthetase: MRLALIDGEHYPDVTKWALRKINACCAVFLGGREKIGSIAELERELGLTVFHDDDYLEAIERAIKAFPIQEVVDLSDEPVLNYEDRFRIASLLMRYGIVYKGADFEFRPKMFKKLLNKPSIAIIGTGKRTGKTAVSGFVARTLKGIANPVIVTMGRGGPEKPEIIEGDKMEITPTFLIKLSEEGKHAASDHIENALTSRVLTIGCRRCGGGMAGFSFFDIVEEGVKIANETDRDLVILEGSGATFPAVKADRYITIVGANQKLDFIKSYFGPFRIGLADLVVITMAEEPMVSEEKLREVQKAVRRINPSADVHTTVFRPRPLGPIEGKRLLLVMTASKEVVKKIANYLEETYGVEVVGMSSNLADRPKLREDLKAVGDYDAVLVELKAAAVDVVTKEALSQGKEVVYMDNEPINVDGKDLKSAIVQLWEDLKRDGYEKP; this comes from the coding sequence ATGCGCTTAGCACTTATAGATGGCGAGCATTATCCAGACGTTACTAAGTGGGCGTTAAGGAAAATCAACGCTTGCTGTGCCGTATTTTTAGGAGGAAGAGAGAAAATTGGGAGCATTGCGGAGCTTGAGCGTGAGCTGGGTCTCACAGTATTTCACGATGATGATTATTTGGAAGCCATTGAGCGCGCAATTAAAGCTTTTCCAATTCAGGAGGTTGTTGATTTGAGCGATGAGCCCGTGTTAAATTATGAGGATCGCTTTAGAATTGCTTCACTTTTAATGCGCTACGGCATAGTCTATAAGGGAGCAGACTTTGAGTTTAGGCCTAAGATGTTCAAAAAACTCCTAAACAAGCCCAGCATAGCTATAATCGGCACAGGAAAAAGGACAGGGAAAACAGCAGTGAGCGGCTTTGTTGCAAGAACACTAAAGGGGATAGCCAACCCCGTAATTGTGACTATGGGACGAGGCGGCCCTGAAAAGCCCGAAATAATTGAGGGAGACAAAATGGAAATAACACCAACGTTTCTAATAAAGCTAAGCGAGGAAGGCAAACACGCTGCTTCAGATCACATAGAAAATGCTCTAACGTCGAGAGTTCTGACCATAGGATGCAGGCGCTGTGGAGGAGGAATGGCTGGCTTTTCGTTCTTTGATATCGTTGAGGAAGGTGTTAAGATAGCCAACGAGACGGACAGGGATTTGGTGATTTTGGAGGGAAGTGGAGCCACTTTTCCTGCTGTTAAGGCGGATAGATACATAACCATCGTTGGCGCAAATCAAAAGTTGGATTTCATTAAGAGTTATTTCGGGCCTTTTAGAATAGGGCTTGCAGACTTAGTGGTCATAACTATGGCAGAAGAGCCTATGGTAAGTGAAGAAAAGCTTAGGGAAGTGCAAAAAGCTGTGAGAAGAATAAACCCCAGTGCAGACGTTCACACGACGGTATTTAGGCCGCGTCCCCTTGGCCCCATCGAAGGAAAAAGACTCCTCCTTGTAATGACAGCATCTAAAGAAGTGGTTAAAAAGATCGCGAACTATTTGGAGGAAACCTATGGCGTTGAAGTCGTTGGGATGAGCTCAAACTTGGCTGACAGACCAAAGCTTAGAGAGGACTTGAAAGCTGTTGGAGATTATGATGCCGTTTTGGTTGAATTAAAGGCCGCTGCTGTTGATGTAGTTACAAAAGAAGCACTATCCCAAGGGAAGGAAGTAGTATACATGGACAATGAGCCGATTAATGTGGATGGAAAAGACTTAAAGAGTGCCATTGTTCAACTGTGGGAAGATTTGAAGAGAGATGGATATGAAAAGCCTTAA
- a CDS encoding SDR family NAD(P)-dependent oxidoreductase, with protein sequence MEEFEMRYEKMKSMGLSRNELSGKVALITGAGRGIGKELAKALAWLGAKVIIAEISESGAEVEEEICSKGGTAFYFQTDVSDEKSIKELAEKIPKEFGKVNILVNNATIVKTGSILDTPLEDWDESWKVNARAAILLVRTFLPDMVERKDGVIVMMTSEEGMPYVAPYSASKAALNSFGLSLAAELGEDSGVSVFIFAPGMVDTPGIRNAAQELAPLYGMAYDEFINQSVNPGYNGLMPAEDCAAGLAYCIAHAKDYHGQVADPFGPLAKAGLLTFSTQSEGKHTNDILHRDEAVSEKTALELAEELKKIMEDVERETNELNRFARMWVRRIFRQRTGMGIKEWLEAIEKLISELEELDMVIKTHDDVKDERIRAKLLWITSHLEKLADNFKQNMKDVEAFIKDPDALANALEVLAYRENTTRSLVAALNKKLAEVKTRNPSDVWHS encoded by the coding sequence TTGGAGGAGTTTGAGATGAGGTATGAAAAAATGAAAAGTATGGGTCTATCCAGAAACGAACTCTCCGGAAAAGTTGCACTCATTACAGGTGCAGGACGCGGTATTGGTAAAGAGCTTGCAAAAGCTTTAGCATGGCTTGGTGCAAAGGTCATTATTGCTGAGATTTCCGAATCAGGCGCTGAAGTTGAAGAAGAGATCTGCTCTAAAGGGGGCACAGCTTTTTATTTCCAAACTGATGTCTCCGATGAGAAGAGCATTAAGGAACTTGCAGAGAAAATCCCCAAAGAGTTCGGCAAAGTGAATATACTGGTCAACAACGCCACTATAGTGAAGACCGGTTCAATATTGGACACCCCTCTTGAAGATTGGGACGAGTCCTGGAAAGTTAATGCCCGGGCGGCTATCCTTTTGGTGAGGACATTCCTACCCGATATGGTGGAAAGAAAAGATGGAGTCATTGTCATGATGACATCAGAAGAGGGAATGCCTTACGTAGCACCATATTCAGCTTCTAAAGCTGCATTAAACTCATTTGGACTCTCTTTAGCGGCAGAACTGGGTGAAGACTCAGGTGTGTCAGTCTTCATCTTTGCGCCCGGAATGGTTGACACTCCGGGAATAAGAAATGCTGCCCAAGAGTTAGCCCCACTCTATGGCATGGCATATGATGAGTTCATAAATCAAAGCGTGAATCCAGGATATAATGGACTCATGCCAGCTGAAGACTGTGCAGCAGGACTTGCTTACTGCATTGCTCATGCAAAGGACTATCATGGGCAGGTGGCGGATCCATTCGGGCCGCTTGCTAAGGCAGGGCTCCTAACTTTCTCCACACAATCTGAGGGCAAACATACCAACGATATTCTCCATAGAGATGAGGCTGTGAGTGAAAAAACGGCACTTGAACTCGCTGAAGAACTAAAAAAGATCATGGAAGACGTTGAAAGAGAGACTAACGAGCTCAACAGGTTCGCGAGGATGTGGGTTAGAAGGATATTCAGACAGAGAACAGGAATGGGCATCAAAGAGTGGCTGGAGGCTATTGAAAAGTTAATTTCTGAACTTGAGGAGCTCGATATGGTTATAAAAACTCATGATGATGTAAAGGATGAACGCATTCGTGCAAAGCTTCTTTGGATAACAAGCCATCTGGAAAAACTGGCAGATAACTTCAAACAGAACATGAAGGATGTGGAGGCGTTCATCAAAGATCCAGATGCCCTTGCTAATGCCCTTGAAGTTCTGGCTTATCGTGAAAACACGACGCGTTCACTGGTAGCGGCCTTGAACAAAAAGCTGGCCGAGGTAAAAACCAGAAACCCCTCGGATGTATGGCATAGCTGA